A part of Desulfofundulus salinus genomic DNA contains:
- a CDS encoding cyclic lactone autoinducer peptide — protein MRLKHWFLGLVATVAMVVAATGIYPASWGLLYQPEVPAELRK, from the coding sequence ATGCGGCTTAAGCACTGGTTTTTAGGGCTTGTTGCCACCGTGGCTATGGTGGTGGCCGCCACGGGTATTTACCCGGCCAGCTGGGGCTTGTTGTACCAGCCGGAAGTGCCCGCCGAGTTACGCAAGTAA
- a CDS encoding sensor histidine kinase produces MSTLSFPNYLIVVFSLGQALIISLFTQYLAFINASIPLAWVTIVDIVVFGNVTLGFILLRKLLVLEEQDNLIRQQARHIQDLEEMIRNIRAQRHDFISHLQAVYGMLQMGKLESAREYLAEVTGDIRILSQTLRLKQPEVAALIQQKAAVAANRNISFGLVIETDLSKLTMRPHNLNRMLGNLLDNAMEAVMFLATKDRYVRLEIREDEQSYILSVGNSGPEIREDIKEKIFEPGFSTKGENRGLGLAIVREIVEQHGGQVRLTSPPTIFTVTLPKAGGE; encoded by the coding sequence ATGAGTACGCTATCATTTCCCAACTATCTAATAGTAGTTTTCAGTTTAGGACAGGCATTAATAATCTCCCTGTTTACTCAATACCTGGCTTTCATTAATGCATCCATTCCGCTAGCCTGGGTTACAATAGTGGACATAGTAGTTTTTGGCAATGTTACTCTGGGATTTATTTTGCTGCGGAAGCTGCTTGTTTTGGAAGAACAGGACAATTTAATACGCCAACAGGCCAGGCATATCCAGGACCTGGAGGAAATGATCCGCAACATCCGGGCCCAGCGCCACGACTTCATCAGCCACCTGCAGGCCGTGTACGGCATGCTCCAGATGGGTAAGCTGGAAAGTGCCCGGGAGTACCTGGCCGAGGTGACAGGAGACATCCGCATCTTGTCCCAAACCCTGCGGCTGAAGCAGCCCGAGGTGGCCGCGCTGATCCAGCAAAAGGCGGCCGTGGCGGCCAACAGGAACATCAGCTTCGGCCTGGTCATTGAAACCGACCTGAGCAAGCTGACCATGCGCCCCCACAACCTGAACCGGATGCTGGGCAACCTGCTGGACAACGCCATGGAAGCGGTGATGTTTTTAGCGACGAAAGACCGTTACGTCAGGCTGGAAATAAGAGAAGACGAGCAAAGCTATATCCTCTCGGTAGGCAACTCCGGCCCGGAAATAAGAGAGGATATAAAGGAAAAGATTTTTGAGCCCGGTTTTTCCACCAAGGGGGAAAACCGGGGCCTTGGGCTGGCCATTGTACGGGAGATAGTGGAACAGCACGGTGGGCAGGTGCGGCTAACCTCCCCGCCTACCATCTTTACGGTAACCCTACCCAAGGCAGGTGGAGAGTAA
- a CDS encoding DEAD/DEAH box helicase gives MVQKKETGARRKRRPRRCRSKIVLPAVPLKLDRFQEEAIAALLDGYTVLVAAPTGTGKTLIAEKLLEHILAAGKGAVYTSPIKALSNQKYRDFGRLFGPERVGLITGDLSINERAPLLVMTTEIFRNWCFANPGELEHTSHVIFDEMHYLDDPDRGTAWEESIIFAPPHMKILGLSATVPNIQEISSWMAEVRGEVVKVIEERCRAVPLEISWIAPGGDVLDEEEAREEIAERQEIRRWRRHRWNDMMVAGREELDY, from the coding sequence TTGGTACAGAAAAAAGAAACCGGTGCCCGGCGTAAACGCCGGCCACGGCGCTGCCGGTCAAAGATTGTATTACCTGCAGTACCGTTAAAGCTCGATCGCTTTCAGGAAGAAGCAATTGCCGCTTTGCTGGACGGATATACCGTCCTGGTAGCTGCACCAACGGGAACCGGTAAAACCCTGATTGCCGAAAAACTGCTGGAACATATATTGGCTGCGGGCAAGGGAGCGGTGTATACGTCGCCCATTAAAGCCCTGTCCAACCAGAAATACCGGGACTTCGGGCGGCTTTTCGGCCCGGAGCGGGTAGGGTTAATTACGGGGGACCTTTCCATTAACGAAAGGGCTCCCCTGCTGGTGATGACCACGGAAATTTTTCGCAACTGGTGTTTTGCCAATCCCGGGGAACTGGAGCACACCTCCCACGTCATTTTTGACGAGATGCACTACCTGGACGACCCGGATCGGGGTACAGCCTGGGAGGAAAGCATCATCTTCGCCCCGCCCCACATGAAGATTTTAGGCCTCTCCGCTACCGTACCCAATATCCAGGAAATCTCTTCCTGGATGGCCGAGGTGCGGGGAGAAGTGGTGAAAGTGATCGAAGAACGGTGCCGGGCCGTTCCCCTGGAAATCTCCTGGATTGCCCCCGGGGGAGATGTGCTGGATGAGGAAGAGGCCCGGGAGGAAATTGCAGAAAGGCAGGAAATCCGCCGCTGGCGCCGTCACCGCTGGAACGATATGATGGTCGCCGGGCGGGAGGAATTAGATTATTAG
- a CDS encoding glycosyltransferase translates to MLTVIIPTYNEEHNIIPLTKRICQSLKGKEFEILFVDDSTDGTTKVLEELSRNNPNVRFIHRQNQRGLATAVVEGFRTARGDVLAVMDADLQHPPEVLPRLLESIEKGNDLVIASRFVPGGEDGGLTPLRRAISLTARLIGRLALKKVRPINDPLSGFFMLKKEVIEEVRLSPLGWKILMEVLVRGRYHRPAEVPYVFERRRGNHSKMSLTEQVNYLRHLVRLVLSSPEDLRFWKFCLVGTTGIAVNMFFFLLFTRLFFLDMVLSALLSTSLAIFGNFLLNDLFTWTQQKEDHMLSRAVKFYLCSGAGMVINVAVLSALHCYLRIPAIMANGAGILASTAWNYYASNRWTWTSATSRLANENPDSQ, encoded by the coding sequence TTGCTTACGGTAATCATCCCTACTTACAACGAAGAACATAATATCATTCCCCTGACCAAACGCATTTGCCAGTCCCTGAAGGGAAAAGAATTTGAAATTTTATTTGTGGATGATAGTACCGACGGCACGACTAAAGTGCTGGAAGAATTAAGCCGTAACAACCCCAACGTCAGGTTCATCCACCGGCAAAACCAGCGGGGTCTGGCCACGGCCGTGGTGGAAGGGTTCAGGACGGCCAGGGGCGACGTGCTGGCGGTAATGGACGCGGATCTCCAGCACCCGCCGGAGGTCCTTCCCCGCCTGTTAGAAAGCATCGAAAAGGGAAACGACCTGGTCATTGCTTCCCGTTTTGTACCCGGGGGTGAAGACGGCGGCTTAACCCCCTTAAGGAGAGCAATTTCCCTGACCGCCCGACTGATTGGCCGTCTGGCCTTGAAAAAGGTGCGTCCGATCAATGATCCCTTGAGCGGGTTTTTCATGCTGAAAAAAGAGGTAATTGAAGAAGTGAGACTCTCACCCCTGGGATGGAAGATTCTCATGGAAGTGCTGGTGCGCGGGCGTTACCACCGGCCGGCTGAAGTTCCCTACGTATTTGAGCGCCGCCGGGGTAATCACTCCAAAATGAGTTTGACCGAACAGGTCAATTACCTGCGCCACCTGGTACGACTGGTTTTAAGCAGCCCCGAAGACCTGCGCTTCTGGAAGTTTTGCCTCGTGGGAACAACAGGGATCGCGGTAAACATGTTCTTCTTCCTGCTCTTTACCCGTTTGTTTTTCCTGGATATGGTGCTTTCCGCCCTGCTGTCCACCAGCCTGGCCATATTCGGCAATTTCCTGCTGAACGACCTTTTTACCTGGACGCAGCAAAAGGAGGACCACATGCTGAGCCGGGCAGTAAAATTTTACCTATGCTCCGGTGCGGGCATGGTGATCAATGTAGCGGTTTTAAGTGCTTTACACTGCTACCTCCGCATACCGGCCATCATGGCCAACGGGGCAGGAATTCTCGCCTCGACGGCATGGAATTATTATGCCAGCAACCGGTGGACCTGGACAAGCGCCACTTCCCGGCTGGCCAACGAAAACCCCGATTCACAATAG
- a CDS encoding 4Fe-4S dicluster domain-containing protein translates to MSLLSRRDFIKRTLAAGVASGLVLSGLGKAAEGATITPRGTFYDLTKCDGCKGLKVPRCVSACREENSFKFPKPAEHIEYYWPQKKKEDWQDKKDLTTRLTPYNWTFVQHVQVKHNGRTVDVFIPRRCMHCDNPPCANLCPFGAQGKTPEGPVIINPNLCLGGAKCRDVCPWGIPARQAGVGLYMKLAPRYVGGGVMYKCDLCYHRVKEGKIPACVEACPRGAIAFGDKEEMRALAWKRAREIGGYVYGDKENGGTSTFYVSPVPFELIHEQLLAQKKKQPNPTAPGFPGMPVGVGNFLDSVNGIAGALLVAPLAGTFAAGYAAYRTMKGEEDHGG, encoded by the coding sequence ATGTCTTTGTTATCACGGCGGGATTTTATCAAGCGCACCCTGGCGGCAGGCGTAGCTTCCGGGCTGGTGCTTTCCGGGTTGGGGAAGGCAGCCGAAGGTGCCACCATTACCCCCCGGGGGACCTTCTATGATTTAACGAAATGTGACGGCTGCAAGGGATTGAAGGTACCCCGGTGTGTTAGCGCCTGCCGGGAGGAAAACAGTTTCAAGTTTCCAAAACCAGCCGAACACATCGAATACTACTGGCCCCAAAAGAAAAAAGAAGACTGGCAGGATAAAAAGGACCTGACTACCCGCCTGACGCCCTATAACTGGACCTTTGTGCAGCATGTGCAGGTAAAACATAATGGCCGCACGGTGGACGTATTTATCCCCAGAAGATGTATGCACTGCGACAATCCTCCCTGTGCCAACCTCTGTCCCTTTGGGGCTCAGGGCAAGACCCCCGAGGGTCCGGTGATCATCAACCCCAATCTCTGCCTGGGGGGTGCCAAGTGCCGGGATGTTTGTCCCTGGGGAATACCCGCCCGGCAGGCAGGGGTGGGACTGTACATGAAGTTAGCCCCCAGGTACGTGGGAGGCGGGGTAATGTACAAGTGCGACCTGTGCTACCACCGGGTAAAGGAAGGGAAAATCCCGGCCTGCGTGGAGGCCTGCCCCAGGGGTGCCATTGCCTTTGGCGATAAGGAAGAAATGCGGGCTTTGGCCTGGAAACGGGCCCGGGAAATTGGCGGTTATGTTTACGGGGATAAGGAAAATGGCGGGACATCCACCTTTTACGTTTCGCCGGTGCCTTTTGAACTCATTCATGAACAATTGCTGGCCCAAAAGAAGAAGCAGCCCAATCCCACTGCTCCGGGATTTCCCGGCATGCCGGTGGGGGTGGGGAACTTCCTGGATTCGGTCAACGGTATTGCCGGTGCTTTGCTGGTGGCCCCGCTGGCGGGAACCTTCGCAGCCGGCTATGCGGCCTACAGGACAATGAAGGGGGAGGAAGACCATGGCGGATAA
- a CDS encoding histidine kinase, giving the protein MGNGDLKEEIARLEEEIAELKRRWPAHSVKPAMVEQLEGLEEKLEHLRRMEEREL; this is encoded by the coding sequence ATGGGTAACGGAGACTTGAAGGAGGAAATTGCCCGCCTGGAGGAAGAAATTGCCGAACTCAAAAGGCGCTGGCCGGCCCATTCGGTTAAACCGGCCATGGTTGAGCAGCTTGAGGGACTGGAAGAAAAGCTGGAGCACTTACGCCGGATGGAAGAACGGGAACTATGA
- a CDS encoding mannosyltransferase family protein: MFRRLFSLFNLDIITIYLAHQLLIVLAGYFAVIFFPGHYDPRQFFALVGQGLNRWDAGWYLRIAQEGYNQKSAAFFPLYPLLIHLLSRLGVDPAAAGIFISNLSLAGILAIFYRLASMDYDPQTSRRAMWYLALFPTAFYLSAIYTESLYLLLVLLTFYFLRQGRWLPAGLCGMLAASTRNTGVFLLFPGLWEYWRATKGKISKDVLFLALIPAGLLFFMIFLQAELGNPLAFVEAQQFWHRSFAWPWLSVEQAAVLLWENRSFGRQLLDLSFTLAGLALFFMSLGKERPSYTLFALIGLLVPLFSPAPHAPLLSMPRFVMVLFPIYLTLARLVKVERGHNFILALTSSLFFFLYLLFARGYWVA; this comes from the coding sequence ATGTTCCGGCGGCTGTTTTCTCTATTTAATTTAGATATAATTACTATCTACCTGGCCCACCAGCTGTTAATAGTGCTGGCCGGGTATTTTGCCGTTATTTTTTTCCCGGGCCATTATGATCCCAGGCAGTTTTTTGCCCTTGTGGGCCAGGGGCTCAACCGCTGGGATGCGGGCTGGTACCTGAGAATCGCCCAGGAGGGTTATAACCAAAAGTCCGCTGCCTTCTTCCCCCTTTACCCCTTGCTCATTCACCTGCTCAGCCGGCTGGGTGTGGACCCGGCAGCGGCCGGCATCTTTATATCCAATCTTTCCCTGGCCGGTATCCTGGCCATTTTTTACCGGCTGGCCAGCATGGACTATGACCCGCAAACATCCCGGCGGGCCATGTGGTATCTGGCCCTATTTCCAACCGCCTTTTACCTGTCCGCCATTTATACCGAATCCCTTTACCTTTTGCTGGTGCTGTTAACCTTTTACTTCTTGCGCCAGGGACGGTGGCTTCCGGCCGGCCTTTGCGGCATGCTGGCCGCATCCACGCGGAACACGGGGGTCTTTTTACTTTTTCCCGGGCTGTGGGAATACTGGCGTGCGACGAAAGGGAAAATAAGCAAGGACGTTCTTTTTCTAGCCCTGATCCCTGCGGGCTTGCTGTTTTTCATGATTTTCCTGCAGGCAGAACTGGGCAACCCCCTGGCCTTTGTCGAGGCCCAGCAATTCTGGCACCGCTCCTTTGCCTGGCCATGGCTAAGTGTGGAACAGGCCGCGGTGCTCCTGTGGGAAAACCGGAGCTTTGGGCGTCAATTGCTGGACCTTTCCTTTACTCTGGCGGGGTTGGCGTTGTTCTTCATGTCCCTGGGTAAAGAACGCCCATCCTACACGTTATTTGCGTTGATCGGGCTTTTGGTGCCGCTTTTCTCTCCGGCACCCCACGCACCGCTATTGAGCATGCCGCGATTTGTGATGGTATTATTTCCGATTTACCTGACCCTGGCCCGGCTGGTCAAAGTAGAACGGGGGCACAATTTCATCCTTGCCCTAACTTCATCCCTGTTCTTCTTTCTCTATTTGCTTTTTGCCCGCGGGTATTGGGTCGCTTAA
- the tatC gene encoding twin-arginine translocase subunit TatC, with amino-acid sequence MDGKTMSLAGHLGELRRVVIVSTIALIACAIIAFFAFGDQLLAFLTRPLKELGVPVIATRVGEAFITKIKVSFLAGFILAFPVMVWQVLGFILPALTRGERRLLLVLFPFSVTFFAAGVAFAYFTVFPLTVRFLLVLVTEGLQPMITVRDYLSFVLAFFIPFGLVFQLPLVAFVLTRMGLVTPRWLVKKRKYALLINFILAAILTPGSDVISQLMMAMPMALLYEAGVLVSYLVYRLSRSKMNKVSMVEINT; translated from the coding sequence ATGGATGGGAAGACCATGTCCCTGGCGGGGCATCTTGGGGAACTGCGTAGAGTAGTTATTGTCTCAACCATAGCTTTAATAGCCTGTGCGATCATTGCCTTCTTTGCCTTTGGCGATCAGCTGCTGGCCTTCTTGACCAGGCCCTTGAAAGAGCTGGGTGTGCCCGTAATTGCCACCCGGGTGGGTGAGGCGTTCATAACCAAAATTAAGGTCAGCTTCCTGGCGGGATTCATCCTTGCGTTTCCGGTTATGGTGTGGCAGGTGCTGGGTTTTATCCTGCCCGCCCTCACCCGGGGGGAAAGGCGCCTTTTGCTCGTGCTCTTTCCCTTCTCGGTGACCTTTTTTGCAGCCGGGGTTGCTTTTGCCTACTTTACGGTCTTTCCCCTCACCGTACGGTTTTTGCTGGTACTGGTAACGGAAGGGCTGCAGCCCATGATCACCGTGCGCGATTATCTTTCCTTTGTGCTGGCTTTCTTCATTCCCTTTGGTTTGGTTTTCCAGCTGCCCCTGGTGGCCTTTGTTCTGACCCGGATGGGGCTGGTCACGCCCCGCTGGCTGGTAAAAAAACGCAAATACGCCTTGCTAATAAATTTTATTCTCGCGGCTATCTTAACACCGGGCTCTGATGTAATCTCCCAGTTGATGATGGCCATGCCCATGGCGTTGCTGTACGAGGCAGGCGTTCTGGTGTCCTACCTGGTTTACCGCCTGTCCCGGTCTAAAATGAACAAAGTGAGCATGGTAGAGATCAACACTTAA
- a CDS encoding gamma carbonic anhydrase family protein, whose amino-acid sequence MGIYEFEGYKPQLAEDVFIAPGARVVGRVEIGRGSSVWFNTVIRGDVDEVKIGEETNIQDGCLLHEDPGYPLKIGNRVTVGHGAILHGCTIEDGSLIGMGAIVLNGARVGQGAVVGAGALVVEGQEIPPGHLALGSPARVVRQLSAQETEKFQKLVVNYRRRAQQYRSAISPSAF is encoded by the coding sequence ATGGGCATTTATGAGTTTGAAGGCTATAAGCCACAGTTAGCGGAAGATGTTTTTATTGCCCCGGGGGCCAGAGTAGTTGGCCGGGTGGAAATCGGCCGGGGCAGCAGCGTCTGGTTTAATACGGTTATCCGTGGTGATGTAGATGAGGTCAAAATAGGTGAGGAAACAAACATTCAGGACGGGTGTCTATTGCATGAAGATCCCGGCTACCCCTTGAAAATCGGAAATCGGGTTACGGTAGGCCACGGCGCCATTCTCCACGGGTGCACCATTGAAGACGGCTCACTTATCGGCATGGGAGCCATCGTCCTTAACGGTGCCCGCGTGGGCCAGGGGGCCGTGGTGGGTGCCGGGGCACTGGTGGTGGAGGGACAGGAAATTCCCCCGGGGCATCTGGCGCTGGGTTCTCCGGCCCGGGTAGTTCGACAACTTTCAGCACAGGAAACGGAAAAATTTCAAAAACTGGTCGTCAATTATAGACGGCGGGCACAGCAATACCGATCTGCCATATCCCCCTCTGCCTTTTGA
- a CDS encoding helicase-related protein, which translates to MTLAAIFSSPTCVEVIEAIQDHLPALYFAFGRGRTELLAEELGREWDFLTPGEKRSVRWMIQEAEENNPGLFGPRRQNLRRLLLQGIGYHHAGLSPLLKDLVERLYESRLIYVLFCTETFAVGVNFPAASTVFDACRKWDGQEFRPLLNREFFQMAGRAGRRGYDPVGRVFVRIDERFPEQTGFYREGEVEPVRGRLTISPNTVLSLLHWKTDAEIRRLLEKNLSVYQSNKESRQLRQEVHKLEEKAAELARCFCPDRGQPCCELYRVKLRKELNQLKKSKHRNRADSKLRRQEIQILLQKGRKKCRYKVCLDAAKKARRLEERIHLLHKRLKQLEKHSRDYVREFENVWGLLEKLGYVQGRELLPRGKFALYVHVQEILVTELVFSGIILESPPAEAAAILAGVDYQPGRDEQVIPPPFSLERVEELRRFLLQSGVPEYFCVWSPLPAALAAAWYEGASFEQLLGMTNLQEGDVFSILRREIDLLRQIERAAGEERALALLARELRRRLDRDEVAVVGV; encoded by the coding sequence ATGACCTTGGCCGCCATATTTTCCAGCCCAACCTGTGTAGAAGTGATTGAAGCCATTCAGGACCACCTGCCGGCCCTTTATTTTGCCTTCGGCCGCGGACGGACCGAGTTGCTGGCGGAAGAACTGGGCCGGGAGTGGGATTTTCTTACTCCCGGGGAGAAGCGTTCCGTCCGATGGATGATTCAGGAGGCAGAGGAGAATAATCCCGGCCTTTTCGGTCCCCGGCGCCAAAACCTGCGCCGCCTGCTGCTTCAGGGCATTGGCTACCACCATGCCGGCCTGTCGCCGCTGCTCAAGGACCTGGTGGAAAGACTGTATGAATCCCGGCTGATTTATGTTCTTTTCTGCACGGAAACCTTTGCCGTGGGGGTCAACTTTCCCGCTGCCAGTACGGTTTTTGACGCCTGCCGCAAGTGGGACGGCCAGGAGTTTCGTCCCCTTTTAAACCGGGAATTTTTCCAGATGGCCGGCCGGGCGGGCCGGCGCGGGTATGACCCGGTGGGGCGGGTTTTCGTGCGCATCGACGAGCGTTTCCCCGAACAAACCGGCTTTTACCGGGAGGGCGAGGTGGAACCGGTCCGGGGCAGGCTCACCATTTCGCCCAATACGGTCCTGAGCCTTTTGCACTGGAAAACCGATGCAGAAATACGCCGCCTGCTGGAAAAAAACTTATCCGTCTATCAAAGCAATAAAGAAAGCCGTCAGCTCCGCCAGGAAGTGCACAAGCTGGAAGAAAAGGCGGCGGAACTGGCCCGGTGTTTTTGCCCCGACCGGGGCCAGCCCTGCTGCGAACTTTACCGGGTCAAACTGCGTAAGGAGCTGAACCAGCTTAAGAAAAGCAAGCACCGCAATCGCGCGGACAGCAAGCTGCGGCGGCAGGAGATTCAAATCCTGTTGCAAAAGGGACGTAAAAAGTGCCGCTACAAGGTATGCCTGGACGCGGCCAAAAAGGCGCGCCGGCTGGAAGAAAGAATCCACCTGCTGCACAAGCGTTTGAAGCAGCTGGAAAAACACTCCCGGGATTACGTCCGGGAGTTTGAGAATGTGTGGGGCCTCCTGGAAAAACTGGGTTATGTGCAGGGCCGGGAGCTTTTACCCCGTGGGAAATTTGCCCTTTACGTGCACGTGCAGGAAATACTGGTTACCGAGCTGGTTTTCTCGGGTATTATCCTGGAATCCCCTCCCGCCGAGGCGGCCGCCATCCTGGCCGGGGTGGACTACCAGCCCGGGCGGGATGAACAGGTAATCCCACCACCCTTCTCTCTGGAGAGGGTGGAAGAACTGCGCCGCTTTTTGCTCCAGAGCGGGGTACCGGAGTACTTTTGTGTCTGGTCGCCCCTGCCCGCCGCCCTGGCCGCAGCCTGGTATGAGGGGGCTTCCTTTGAACAGCTTTTGGGTATGACCAACCTCCAGGAAGGGGATGTCTTTTCGATCCTGCGCCGGGAAATTGACCTGCTGCGCCAGATTGAAAGGGCCGCCGGGGAAGAGCGCGCCCTGGCCCTGCTGGCCAGGGAACTGCGCCGTCGGCTGGACCGGGATGAGGTGGCCGTGGTGGGGGTGTAA
- a CDS encoding formate dehydrogenase subunit gamma, with translation MADKILVRENKVRRHNVSVLFVHWAVAISTILLIFSGFGQMPMYRRYMVYKIPGLGWSADFSVTLYMHYVAAAVLMFAVAYHIVFHVLRKEYGILPRKGDLKESYMIIKAMLTGGKEPPSDKFLAEQRLAYAYIGFWLLVIIVTGIIKVLKNLPGINFTGNTMIWVTDIHTFATFMLIFGILAHLAAFLFKANRPLLRGMFTGKVDLEYVKHRHPLWYDRMVKKQAKSPDSRERAANLPQDMTV, from the coding sequence ATGGCGGATAAGATTCTGGTACGGGAAAACAAGGTGCGCCGCCACAATGTATCGGTGCTGTTTGTCCACTGGGCCGTGGCCATTTCCACCATCCTGCTTATTTTCAGCGGTTTCGGTCAGATGCCCATGTACCGGCGCTATATGGTCTATAAGATTCCGGGCCTGGGGTGGTCGGCAGATTTCTCGGTAACCCTGTACATGCACTATGTGGCCGCAGCGGTGTTGATGTTTGCGGTAGCTTACCACATTGTTTTTCACGTCCTGCGCAAGGAATACGGCATCTTGCCCAGGAAAGGCGACCTGAAAGAGTCTTATATGATCATCAAGGCTATGCTTACCGGTGGCAAGGAGCCTCCCAGCGACAAGTTTCTGGCCGAGCAAAGACTGGCCTATGCTTACATTGGCTTCTGGCTTCTGGTTATCATTGTCACCGGGATCATCAAGGTATTGAAAAATCTGCCGGGCATTAATTTCACGGGTAACACCATGATCTGGGTCACCGATATACACACTTTTGCCACCTTTATGTTGATTTTCGGCATTCTGGCCCACCTGGCGGCTTTCCTTTTCAAAGCCAACAGGCCCCTTTTGCGGGGTATGTTTACCGGCAAGGTGGACCTGGAATACGTGAAGCACCGGCATCCCCTGTGGTATGATCGCATGGTTAAAAAGCAGGCCAAATCTCCAGACTCCCGGGAACGGGCGGCTAATTTACCACAGGACATGACGGTTTAA
- a CDS encoding Sec-independent protein translocase subunit TatA/TatB, whose protein sequence is MFGMGPWELILILIIALVIFGPSKLPEVGQALGKGLREFRRAANSVREEIKEEVMQDQTTNVTKTVRAQD, encoded by the coding sequence ATGTTTGGTATGGGACCGTGGGAGCTGATTTTAATCCTGATTATTGCCCTGGTTATCTTTGGACCGTCCAAACTACCGGAAGTAGGGCAGGCTCTGGGGAAAGGCTTGAGGGAATTTCGCCGGGCGGCCAACTCGGTCAGGGAAGAGATAAAGGAAGAAGTGATGCAGGATCAGACCACAAATGTGACGAAAACGGTTAGGGCGCAGGACTAA
- a CDS encoding GNAT family N-acetyltransferase, producing the protein MLTASTKTTEIKQLTTPQGTVFIEGPVSKEYLATLTMNERLRNFRSPVRQKEALMIAAGNPEGLVYIARHGQEIIGYVLFHRPSEYTRWSRHPRLLELGAIEVSRSWQRLGIAKELLQQAFKNEMLEDYVVITTEFYWHWDLQGSGLDAFGYQRMLTRLFGSAGFKRRGTDDPEILEHPANMLMVRFGKRVSKTHVKAFEDLTYQNSLVD; encoded by the coding sequence ATGTTAACTGCTAGTACCAAAACAACCGAAATAAAACAGTTAACCACACCACAGGGTACGGTATTTATTGAAGGGCCTGTCAGTAAAGAATACCTTGCTACTCTTACTATGAACGAACGGTTGCGCAACTTCCGCAGCCCCGTACGGCAAAAAGAAGCTTTAATGATTGCCGCCGGTAACCCGGAAGGGCTGGTGTATATTGCCCGGCACGGGCAAGAAATCATTGGGTATGTACTCTTTCACAGACCCAGTGAATATACCCGTTGGAGCAGGCATCCCCGCCTGCTGGAACTGGGAGCCATTGAAGTCAGCCGGAGCTGGCAACGTCTGGGCATAGCAAAAGAATTGCTACAACAGGCCTTCAAGAACGAGATGCTGGAGGATTACGTGGTCATCACCACCGAATTCTACTGGCACTGGGATCTGCAGGGAAGCGGACTGGACGCCTTTGGCTACCAGCGCATGCTGACCCGACTTTTCGGAAGCGCAGGTTTTAAAAGACGGGGAACAGACGATCCGGAAATTTTGGAACATCCGGCCAATATGTTGATGGTGCGCTTCGGCAAGAGGGTAAGTAAAACGCATGTTAAAGCGTTTGAAGATCTCACCTATCAGAATTCGCTGGTTGATTAG
- a CDS encoding accessory gene regulator ArgB-like protein: MIHDLAQRIASWLGKELQQEERTAVMAYGLELLLGAVVKLVCFVTIPLLLGIFFQVAAVVLASVVFRLAAGGAHCTAYYRCLISSLTTFTGLGFLARWLGESNAPVTEMALAAVLFAIIVALIWAPADTPAKPITREGHRRALKIISLLVPLCYLALVWFVPLRGDLVAASALGLAFQSFTVTPAGYRFVEWLDVFLSRLHSIFIPGKGGVKNAA; encoded by the coding sequence ATGATCCACGACCTGGCCCAGAGGATCGCCTCCTGGCTGGGCAAAGAACTGCAGCAGGAGGAGCGAACGGCGGTGATGGCCTACGGCCTGGAGCTGCTCCTGGGCGCAGTGGTGAAGCTTGTTTGTTTTGTAACTATACCCCTTCTCCTGGGCATCTTCTTCCAGGTTGCGGCGGTAGTGCTGGCCAGTGTAGTTTTCCGCTTGGCCGCCGGGGGAGCCCACTGTACCGCCTACTATCGCTGCCTCATTAGCTCTCTAACCACCTTCACAGGCCTGGGTTTTCTGGCCCGCTGGCTGGGCGAAAGTAACGCCCCTGTCACGGAAATGGCCCTGGCTGCGGTACTCTTCGCCATTATAGTTGCCCTAATCTGGGCGCCGGCGGATACCCCGGCCAAGCCAATCACCCGGGAAGGCCATCGCCGGGCGCTGAAAATAATCTCCCTTCTGGTACCCTTGTGCTACCTGGCCCTGGTCTGGTTCGTTCCCCTGCGGGGTGACCTGGTGGCCGCCAGCGCCCTGGGCCTGGCCTTTCAATCCTTCACTGTCACCCCGGCCGGCTACCGCTTCGTGGAATGGCTGGACGTTTTTCTGAGCCGGCTGCACTCTATATTCATACCCGGCAAAGGAGGTGTGAAGAATGCGGCTTAA